A stretch of Aerosakkonema funiforme FACHB-1375 DNA encodes these proteins:
- a CDS encoding TROVE domain-containing protein, whose translation MNYKFFTQKKTGTPQTQPIPGREAEMIQGRSGGFMFDVGIWKMLRRCLLIGTAQSTYYAGKQELTEDFVEVVKEAIAENPTRVAEEILYASDGRSINNSSPIFALVLLSMGEAPEAKKAFQEIFPQVVRTGSHFYEWLNYTKSLRGFGKVIREVGKSWLSREDVKGLAYQLLKYQQRQGFSHRDALRLFHVNPPTENHRKLFEWVVKGWQELPTEIPDDALAQIWWYEWLKRNPDKTHEAIAKGHLSHEMAAPVGKMDKQAWQLLFNEMPIGAMLRNLGSLTELGVLRTDEKANLDRVESVLNNKEHLRKGRIHPIDVLKALKTYQSGGRLGRSQKTWNPVPRIADILEKAVELSFDVVESTGKVFMHAVDISGSMSCGVVDSVGLTYCEIATTMALVTAKSEKNYMIRGFSTEFRDLGITGKDSFSSAVAKASKQNFGGTDASVAYEWMIKNKFKADVICFWTDSESWAGYKHPSQALAEYRQKVNPNIKAVYVTLAPYRITLVDPKDPLSWDMGGFDPGAPRVIQMLATDEL comes from the coding sequence ATGAATTATAAATTTTTCACTCAAAAAAAGACTGGAACGCCACAAACTCAACCTATTCCCGGACGCGAAGCAGAAATGATCCAGGGACGTAGCGGCGGGTTTATGTTCGATGTTGGCATTTGGAAAATGCTGCGTCGCTGTCTGTTAATCGGTACGGCGCAAAGCACATATTATGCCGGAAAGCAAGAGTTAACAGAAGATTTTGTAGAGGTGGTAAAGGAAGCGATCGCAGAAAATCCCACCCGCGTAGCAGAAGAAATTCTCTACGCCAGCGATGGACGTTCTATCAACAACAGTTCCCCCATTTTTGCCTTAGTATTGCTATCAATGGGAGAAGCACCGGAAGCCAAAAAAGCATTTCAAGAAATCTTTCCCCAAGTTGTTCGCACAGGCAGTCATTTCTACGAGTGGCTGAATTATACCAAATCTCTGCGCGGATTTGGCAAAGTTATTCGCGAAGTCGGGAAAAGTTGGCTATCCCGCGAAGATGTCAAAGGATTGGCTTACCAACTTTTGAAATATCAGCAACGGCAAGGCTTCTCCCATCGCGATGCTTTGCGGTTGTTCCACGTTAATCCACCCACAGAAAACCACCGAAAGCTATTTGAATGGGTAGTCAAAGGTTGGCAAGAGTTACCAACAGAAATACCTGACGATGCGTTAGCTCAAATTTGGTGGTACGAGTGGTTAAAGCGAAATCCAGATAAAACACACGAAGCCATTGCTAAAGGTCATTTAAGTCACGAAATGGCCGCACCTGTCGGCAAAATGGATAAACAAGCATGGCAATTGCTATTTAATGAAATGCCGATCGGAGCAATGTTGCGTAATCTGGGTTCGCTGACCGAATTGGGTGTTTTGCGAACTGACGAAAAAGCTAATTTGGACAGAGTTGAATCAGTTCTCAATAACAAAGAACACCTGCGTAAAGGTCGCATCCATCCGATCGATGTTTTGAAAGCCCTCAAAACTTATCAATCTGGTGGAAGATTGGGACGCAGCCAAAAAACTTGGAACCCAGTTCCTCGAATTGCGGACATTTTAGAAAAAGCAGTTGAACTATCTTTTGATGTCGTAGAATCTACAGGCAAAGTGTTCATGCACGCCGTCGATATTTCTGGTTCTATGTCATGCGGTGTCGTCGATTCCGTAGGACTTACCTATTGCGAAATTGCCACAACAATGGCATTAGTAACAGCCAAGTCTGAGAAAAACTACATGATTCGCGGTTTTTCTACCGAGTTCCGAGATTTGGGGATTACTGGCAAAGATAGTTTTAGTTCGGCGGTGGCTAAAGCTAGCAAGCAAAACTTTGGCGGAACAGATGCTTCTGTTGCTTACGAATGGATGATTAAAAACAAGTTCAAAGCAGATGTTATCTGTTTCTGGACTGACAGCGAAAGTTGGGCTGGTTACAAACATCCCTCTCAAGCATTAGCTGAATATCGCCAAAAGGTAAATCCAAATATTAAAGCAGTGTATGTCACGCTTGCGCCTTACCGAATTACTTTGGTAGATCCGAAAGATCCCCTTTCTTGGGATATGGGTGGTTTCGATCCGGGCGCACCTCGCGTCATCCAAATGCTAGCAACAGATGAGTTATAA
- a CDS encoding prolyl hydroxylase family protein — protein METNQSLSRQKVEITPDIFTVSEILSPQECAEYIALSESIGYTAAPITTSRGFEMRPDIRNNDRVILDDPERSTFLWNRIAPHVPANIEGRDAIGINERLRFYRYDPGQQFAPHYDGSYRRPNGEESQLTFMIYLNEGFLGGETRFDLRYPYFDITVVPKTGMALCFVHHLRHEGAPVINGRKYVLRSDVMYSKVEIVYRKEGDLTRDC, from the coding sequence ATGGAAACCAATCAATCCCTTAGCCGCCAAAAAGTTGAAATTACACCCGATATTTTTACAGTTTCAGAAATTCTATCTCCCCAAGAATGTGCTGAGTATATCGCATTGAGCGAAAGTATCGGTTACACAGCTGCACCCATCACTACCAGTCGGGGATTCGAGATGCGTCCGGATATCAGAAATAATGATCGCGTCATATTAGATGACCCAGAACGATCGACTTTTTTGTGGAATCGCATCGCTCCTCACGTTCCTGCTAACATAGAGGGAAGAGATGCGATCGGCATCAACGAACGGTTGCGCTTCTATAGATACGATCCCGGTCAACAGTTTGCTCCCCACTACGATGGTTCCTATCGACGACCCAACGGCGAAGAAAGCCAATTAACATTTATGATTTACCTGAACGAAGGCTTTTTGGGCGGCGAAACGCGCTTCGATCTTCGCTATCCTTACTTTGATATAACTGTAGTTCCCAAAACAGGGATGGCGCTGTGCTTCGTCCATCATCTCCGACACGAAGGCGCACCTGTGATAAATGGCCGAAAATACGTCCTGCGATCGGACGTAATGTATAGCAAAGTTGAGATTGTCTACCGGAAAGAGGGGGATTTGACCAGAGATTGCTAA
- the cbiT gene encoding precorrin-6Y C5,15-methyltransferase subunit CbiT, whose translation MADELWPYITPGIPDEMFDRLPGIPLSKREVRLLLISYLRLLPNTVLWDIGAGTGTIPVEAGLLCPKGKIVAVERDEEVASLIRRNCDRFQVPNVEIIEGCAPDCLKDLSPPPDRVCIEGGRPIKEILKEVWHYLLPSGRIVATASNLESLYAISESFAQLQVRNVEVVQSAVNRLETRGTHQTFAAVSPVFILSGEKLN comes from the coding sequence ATGGCTGACGAACTTTGGCCCTACATTACCCCCGGCATTCCTGACGAAATGTTCGATCGCTTGCCCGGTATTCCCCTCAGCAAGCGAGAAGTCCGCTTGCTATTGATCTCCTACCTGCGATTGTTGCCAAATACAGTTTTGTGGGATATTGGAGCAGGCACCGGTACTATTCCCGTTGAAGCTGGCTTACTCTGTCCCAAAGGCAAAATTGTCGCCGTGGAACGCGATGAGGAAGTTGCCAGTTTGATCCGTCGTAACTGCGATCGCTTTCAAGTCCCGAATGTGGAAATTATCGAAGGCTGTGCCCCAGACTGCCTTAAAGATTTATCTCCTCCACCCGATCGAGTCTGTATCGAAGGGGGACGCCCCATCAAAGAAATCCTTAAGGAAGTCTGGCATTATTTATTACCGTCTGGCAGAATAGTGGCCACCGCCAGCAATCTTGAGAGTCTTTACGCCATTTCAGAAAGCTTTGCCCAGTTGCAGGTTAGGAACGTCGAAGTCGTACAGTCTGCTGTCAACCGCCTGGAGACGCGGGGCACCCATCAAACCTTTGCAGCTGTCAGTCCCGTGTTTATCCTCAGCGGCGAAAAGCTAAACTGA
- a CDS encoding phosphatidate cytidylyltransferase, giving the protein MPWSRILSGIVAIILALGMILLGGWYFTICFAIIVYLGQLEYFQLARAKGIEPAGKTTLVVSQVLLVVSTISYDLADAVFSVAGTFICFYLLFQPKLASIADISSSILGLFYGGYLPSYWVRLRALNSTQTSNLPLGGFWPENWTNLQPLPQGLKIILLAFLCIWAADIGAYIIGKFFGKTRLSDISPKKTVEGAAFGVSASVAVAVAGAWYLDWPGWPLTGIALGLLIGIASLLGDLTESMMKRDAGVKDSGQLIPGHGGILDRADSYVFTAPLVYYFVTLLLPLLERG; this is encoded by the coding sequence ATGCCTTGGTCTCGTATACTTAGCGGAATTGTTGCAATTATTCTCGCGCTGGGAATGATTCTTTTAGGGGGATGGTATTTTACCATATGTTTTGCTATTATTGTGTATCTGGGTCAGCTAGAATATTTTCAGCTGGCGCGAGCCAAGGGAATTGAGCCAGCTGGCAAAACTACTCTGGTTGTCAGTCAAGTATTGCTGGTAGTGTCTACTATTTCCTACGACCTAGCCGACGCCGTTTTTTCGGTAGCCGGCACATTTATTTGTTTTTATCTTCTCTTTCAGCCCAAATTAGCTTCGATCGCAGATATTTCCTCTTCAATTTTGGGGCTATTTTATGGCGGTTATCTGCCCAGCTACTGGGTAAGATTGCGAGCCCTCAACAGCACCCAAACTAGCAACTTACCTTTAGGTGGCTTCTGGCCTGAAAATTGGACAAATCTACAACCCCTGCCTCAAGGTCTGAAAATCATACTCCTAGCCTTCCTCTGCATCTGGGCTGCTGATATTGGCGCATACATCATCGGCAAATTCTTCGGCAAAACTCGCCTTTCCGACATCAGCCCCAAAAAGACAGTAGAAGGAGCCGCTTTTGGCGTTAGCGCCAGCGTAGCTGTAGCAGTAGCAGGCGCTTGGTATCTCGATTGGCCGGGTTGGCCCCTGACTGGCATCGCTTTGGGATTGCTCATCGGTATCGCCAGCCTCCTGGGAGATTTAACCGAATCGATGATGAAGCGAGATGCGGGTGTCAAAGACTCCGGACAACTAATTCCCGGTCATGGTGGCATTTTAGACCGCGCTGATAGCTACGTGTTTACGGCACCTTTGGTCTACTACTTTGTGACTTTGCTGCTGCCACTGCTAGAGAGGGGTTAG
- a CDS encoding LmeA family phospholipid-binding protein — protein sequence MPYVPSNESQQVESLSDLSSKQSRIISKVLSPAVRLWLRSQVEQVEDLQVDIQAGDRLLLTGHIPKVSLSAHHAVYQGLHLRSIQLVAEKIRINLGQVLKGKPLRLLEPIPVAGELLLEEADLNASLQGTLLPNALTEFLVTLLKASGFHNPTEVLQNRQITWQEIAIDSRQIKLSGTLTDHNRQDLNSSLAIRTGVELSSCHELLFVSPQIEGLPGLKYPPLDSLQLDLGSEVNIRELTLSSGLLICRGSILVRTE from the coding sequence ATGCCCTATGTTCCCTCGAACGAGTCTCAGCAAGTAGAAAGCCTAAGTGACCTATCGTCCAAACAAAGTCGCATTATTAGCAAGGTGCTTTCGCCGGCTGTGCGACTGTGGCTGCGATCGCAGGTCGAGCAGGTCGAAGACCTCCAGGTAGATATTCAGGCGGGAGATCGCCTTCTCCTCACCGGTCACATTCCCAAAGTATCTCTCTCTGCTCACCACGCCGTCTATCAGGGATTGCATCTCCGCAGCATTCAGCTGGTTGCAGAAAAGATCCGGATAAATCTGGGTCAAGTTTTAAAAGGCAAACCGCTGCGTCTGCTAGAACCTATCCCCGTTGCTGGCGAGCTGCTGTTGGAGGAAGCAGACCTGAATGCTTCTCTCCAAGGTACTTTGCTGCCTAATGCTTTGACTGAGTTTTTGGTAACGCTGTTAAAAGCGAGTGGTTTTCACAATCCCACTGAAGTTCTCCAAAATCGACAAATAACCTGGCAGGAGATTGCGATCGACTCTCGACAAATCAAGCTGAGTGGCACTTTGACAGACCATAACAGACAAGATCTTAACTCCAGTCTCGCGATCCGCACTGGTGTAGAGCTATCCAGCTGCCACGAGCTGCTGTTCGTCTCCCCCCAGATAGAAGGACTACCAGGTTTAAAATATCCACCTTTAGATAGTTTACAGCTGGACTTAGGCTCAGAAGTAAATATTCGAGAGCTTACCTTAAGCAGCGGTCTACTTATTTGTCGCGGTAGCATTTTAGTCAGAACTGAGTAA
- a CDS encoding pseudouridine synthase, whose translation MQERLQKILSQWGIASRRQAEQMILAGRVRVNGTLADLGQKADAESDRIEVDGRLLKVANRPNLIYLLLHKPAGVVSTCSDPQGRTTVLDLLPPELRLNSGIHPVGRLDADTTGALILTNDGDLTFRLLHPSHKITKKYQVWVHGQPPQKVLENWRQGVLLAGKKTLPAQVKILKTRANGDKTLLEIVIEEGRNRQIRRVAETLGYPVIHIHRVAVGPIQLQTPQEPLLSGQYRPLKDDEIDFLQSAGSDVRRQTCQITDKLPKPSRKDLTKKPVG comes from the coding sequence ATGCAAGAAAGGCTGCAAAAGATACTATCCCAATGGGGCATTGCCTCGCGTCGTCAAGCAGAACAAATGATTCTGGCAGGGCGAGTGCGCGTCAATGGCACCCTAGCCGATCTGGGGCAAAAAGCCGATGCCGAGAGCGATCGCATCGAGGTCGATGGCAGACTGCTCAAAGTGGCCAATCGGCCCAACCTAATTTATCTGCTCCTGCACAAACCAGCTGGAGTCGTTTCCACCTGTAGCGATCCCCAAGGACGCACCACCGTTCTCGATCTGCTACCCCCCGAACTCCGGCTCAACTCAGGAATCCACCCCGTAGGACGCCTAGATGCCGACACCACCGGTGCATTAATATTGACAAACGATGGCGACCTTACGTTCCGCTTGCTACATCCCAGCCATAAAATAACAAAGAAATATCAAGTATGGGTGCATGGTCAGCCCCCCCAAAAGGTGCTGGAAAATTGGCGTCAGGGAGTCCTGCTAGCAGGCAAAAAAACCTTACCCGCTCAAGTCAAAATACTCAAAACCCGGGCAAACGGCGACAAAACTCTCTTGGAAATAGTTATCGAAGAGGGCAGAAACCGACAAATTCGACGAGTGGCAGAGACACTGGGATACCCAGTAATTCACATTCATCGCGTTGCTGTTGGCCCCATTCAATTACAAACACCCCAGGAGCCCCTATTGTCTGGTCAATACCGTCCGCTCAAAGATGATGAAATCGATTTTTTACAAAGTGCAGGATCTGATGTCAGAAGACAAACCTGCCAGATAACAGATAAACTTCCTAAACCCTCCAGGAAGGATTTAACAAAGAAGCCTGTAGGATAA
- a CDS encoding helix-turn-helix domain-containing protein, with translation MKRNKKESLLPYLEKQRAEKLAEMGSYLRYLREEQSLSLDEVATKTKVQARLLSAIEEGNLDPLPEPVYIQGFIKRYADAVGLDGAEFASVFPTGGSFQPIGASWQKLPAAQLKPIHLYLLYIFLVICAVSGLSQIVKNSAIQASAEKMDKPTASAPPAKPEKPKSENLALVSSTSTKNIIRADKPVRVSVTLKEQSWIRVVSDGKKEFEGTLPEGTQRTWVAKQELIIRAGNAGGVLVTFNERQTEPLGSSSTPQTKSFKASPGG, from the coding sequence ATGAAGAGGAATAAAAAGGAGAGTCTACTTCCTTATCTTGAGAAACAACGAGCCGAGAAACTAGCAGAGATGGGGAGTTACCTACGCTATTTGCGAGAGGAACAAAGTCTGTCTTTAGACGAAGTTGCAACTAAGACCAAAGTTCAGGCGCGTCTGTTAAGTGCGATCGAGGAAGGGAATCTAGACCCACTGCCCGAACCAGTATATATCCAGGGCTTCATCAAGCGCTACGCAGATGCGGTGGGCTTGGACGGAGCGGAGTTCGCCAGCGTCTTCCCCACCGGAGGAAGCTTTCAGCCGATTGGAGCCTCCTGGCAAAAGTTGCCGGCAGCTCAATTAAAACCAATTCACCTTTACTTGCTTTACATATTTTTGGTGATCTGTGCGGTGAGCGGTCTATCTCAGATCGTGAAAAATTCTGCTATACAAGCGAGCGCAGAGAAAATGGATAAACCAACAGCCTCTGCACCGCCAGCTAAGCCGGAGAAACCCAAATCAGAAAACTTGGCGCTTGTCAGCTCGACTTCCACCAAAAATATAATTCGCGCGGACAAACCTGTGCGCGTCAGCGTTACTCTCAAAGAACAGTCGTGGATTCGGGTTGTCTCCGACGGCAAAAAAGAATTTGAAGGCACTCTGCCGGAAGGTACTCAGCGCACTTGGGTAGCAAAGCAAGAACTGATTATCCGCGCCGGTAACGCCGGCGGAGTGCTGGTCACATTTAACGAACGGCAAACTGAACCCTTGGGAAGTTCCAGCACTCCCCAAACAAAGAGTTTCAAAGCCAGTCCTGGAGGTTAA
- the malQ gene encoding 4-alpha-glucanotransferase, whose product MPFPRSSGILLHPTSLPSRFGIGDLGMEAYRFVDFLADSKQRYWQILPLGPTGYGNSPYMCFSALAGNPLLISPEKLRDEGMLSEEDFWGLPEFPADKVDYEQVIKTKMPLLRKACENFKTRVSEFHQKEFAAFCHSKAYWLDNYALFMTFLDTHEGASWHTWEPELAKRDLATMDRLGRQLNAEIIFHKYVQYEFFRQWSELKRYANMRGIEIIGDIPIYVAHNSADVWAHPENFYLDEETGEPALMAGVPPDYFSETGQLWGNPVYHWEKLQKDNFHWWVQRFQSMLDYVDIIRIDHFRGFESFWAVEKGEETAINGEWVEAPGAALFELVREKLGRLPIVAEDLGVITPEVEALRDKFEFPGMKILQFAFGSGTDNPYLPFNYDRNCVAYTGTHDNDTSLGWFHHLSEEEKNNILKYLGSTSDKGIHWDLIRVVFNSVANQAIIPLQDILGLGSEARMNKPGVGEGNWEWRYRSEALRWEDREFLKTLTEIYGRAPVFD is encoded by the coding sequence ATGCCGTTTCCCAGATCCAGTGGCATTTTGTTACACCCTACCTCTCTTCCCAGTCGCTTCGGTATTGGCGATTTGGGCATGGAAGCCTATCGTTTTGTGGATTTTTTGGCAGATAGCAAACAACGGTATTGGCAGATATTGCCTTTAGGGCCAACGGGTTACGGTAATTCCCCTTATATGTGTTTTTCCGCGTTGGCCGGCAACCCCCTGCTGATCAGCCCGGAAAAGCTGCGAGACGAAGGAATGTTAAGTGAAGAAGATTTTTGGGGTTTACCGGAGTTTCCGGCTGATAAGGTAGATTACGAGCAGGTAATCAAAACCAAAATGCCTCTACTCCGAAAAGCCTGCGAGAACTTTAAAACTAGGGTGTCGGAGTTTCACCAAAAAGAATTTGCGGCATTCTGCCACAGCAAAGCTTATTGGCTGGATAATTATGCTTTATTCATGACTTTTCTGGATACTCACGAAGGTGCGAGCTGGCATACGTGGGAACCGGAACTGGCCAAGCGCGATTTAGCTACTATGGATCGGTTAGGTCGGCAGCTAAATGCCGAGATTATTTTCCATAAATACGTTCAATACGAATTTTTCCGCCAGTGGTCGGAACTGAAGCGTTATGCCAATATGCGGGGCATTGAAATTATTGGCGATATTCCTATTTATGTAGCTCATAACAGCGCCGATGTTTGGGCGCATCCGGAGAATTTTTACTTGGATGAAGAAACGGGCGAACCGGCATTGATGGCAGGTGTCCCGCCAGATTACTTCAGCGAAACCGGTCAATTGTGGGGCAACCCAGTTTATCACTGGGAGAAATTACAGAAAGATAACTTTCATTGGTGGGTGCAGCGCTTTCAGTCAATGCTAGATTATGTAGATATAATCCGCATTGACCACTTCCGTGGATTTGAGTCTTTTTGGGCGGTGGAGAAAGGTGAAGAAACTGCCATCAACGGTGAGTGGGTAGAAGCGCCTGGGGCAGCTTTGTTTGAATTAGTGAGGGAAAAACTGGGCCGATTACCGATCGTTGCAGAAGATTTAGGTGTGATTACACCGGAGGTAGAGGCGCTGCGAGACAAATTTGAGTTTCCGGGGATGAAGATTTTGCAGTTTGCTTTTGGTTCTGGCACAGACAATCCCTATTTACCATTTAATTACGATCGCAACTGCGTAGCTTACACGGGTACTCACGACAACGACACCTCATTAGGTTGGTTCCATCACTTGTCCGAAGAAGAAAAGAATAACATCCTCAAGTATTTGGGCTCTACCAGCGATAAGGGGATTCATTGGGATTTGATCCGCGTAGTTTTCAACTCTGTGGCAAATCAAGCAATTATTCCCCTTCAGGATATTTTAGGATTGGGCAGCGAGGCGCGGATGAACAAGCCTGGAGTTGGTGAAGGTAACTGGGAGTGGCGCTATCGATCCGAGGCTTTGCGGTGGGAAGACAGGGAATTCCTCAAGACTCTAACCGAAATTTATGGCCGCGCTCCCGTCTTTGATTAA
- a CDS encoding NUDIX domain-containing protein: MTYRNPTPTVDIIIELIDRPHRPIVLIERQNPPLGWAIPGGFVDYGETAETAARREAEEETGLQVELIEQFHVYSDPHRDPRQHTMSVVFIATATGTPNAGDDAKGMDIFESWRIPSNLCFDHDKILQDYWRYRHYGIRPRLF; the protein is encoded by the coding sequence GTGACTTACCGTAATCCTACTCCTACAGTCGATATCATCATTGAGTTAATCGATCGCCCGCATCGACCGATAGTGCTAATTGAACGCCAAAATCCACCCCTCGGTTGGGCTATTCCTGGTGGTTTTGTCGATTATGGCGAAACGGCTGAAACGGCGGCACGGCGCGAAGCAGAGGAAGAAACGGGTTTGCAGGTGGAGCTGATCGAGCAATTCCACGTTTATTCTGACCCGCATCGCGACCCGCGTCAGCATACGATGAGCGTTGTGTTTATCGCGACGGCTACGGGTACGCCGAATGCGGGCGATGATGCCAAGGGTATGGATATTTTTGAATCTTGGCGAATTCCTTCTAATTTATGTTTCGATCACGATAAGATTTTGCAGGATTATTGGCGTTATCGACATTATGGAATTCGTCCTCGTTTGTTTTAA
- a CDS encoding pentapeptide repeat-containing protein gives MDAEELLEKYAEDERNFQKVKLNGVELKGADLSEIDLSYADLTGADLSEANLSKAKLISTSLSRASLTGANLSGVEINSTNLSLADLRDADLSGANLSSCNLSNANLDRANLTGANLSGANLTRAALSEAKITGANLYGANLTGADLTGADLSRSNLSAANFQDVNLQGAKLKAVNLNKFNLSGLNLDNVDISGADLGDTNLKKSSLQGANLERSSLQGANLIKANLRKANLKRADLTDARTYGAIIKETDLSGAIMPDGEIFNSDTSKKD, from the coding sequence ATGGACGCTGAAGAACTTCTAGAAAAATACGCCGAAGACGAACGAAATTTTCAGAAGGTAAAGCTAAATGGGGTAGAACTCAAAGGAGCAGACCTGAGTGAAATAGATTTATCTTATGCTGATTTAACTGGAGCGGACTTGAGCGAGGCAAACCTGAGTAAGGCGAAACTTATAAGTACAAGCCTTAGTAGAGCATCCCTAACGGGCGCTAATTTAAGTGGGGTTGAGATTAATTCAACAAACCTAAGTTTAGCTGACCTCAGAGATGCTGATTTGAGTGGAGCAAACCTGAGTAGTTGCAATTTAAGTAACGCTAACCTAGATAGAGCAAATCTGACTGGGGCAAACTTATCTGGTGCAAACTTAACTCGAGCTGCTCTAAGTGAAGCGAAAATAACTGGTGCGAACCTATACGGTGCTAATCTAACTGGAGCAGACTTGACTGGAGCAGACTTAAGTCGATCTAATCTTAGCGCTGCGAACTTTCAAGATGTTAATTTACAAGGAGCAAAACTAAAAGCAGTCAATCTAAATAAATTCAATTTATCAGGTCTTAACCTAGATAATGTGGATATAAGTGGAGCAGATCTTGGAGATACTAATCTTAAAAAATCAAGTTTGCAAGGGGCTAATCTTGAAAGATCCAGTCTGCAAGGCGCAAATTTAATCAAAGCTAATTTGAGAAAAGCAAACCTTAAAAGAGCCGACTTGACTGATGCCAGAACTTACGGCGCAATCATCAAAGAGACAGACCTCTCTGGTGCGATAATGCCAGATGGAGAAATTTTCAACTCTGACACTTCTAAGAAAGATTGA
- a CDS encoding Rid family detoxifying hydrolase, whose protein sequence is MTRKIIRTEQAPTPVGPYNQAIVASGQMIFVAGQIAIDPKVGNVVHTDDVAKQTEQVMANLEAILTAADANWSNVVKTTVYLANMNDFAAMNAVYAKYFDEATAPARATVEVSRLPKDVLVEIDCIAVI, encoded by the coding sequence ATGACTCGCAAAATTATTCGCACAGAACAAGCACCGACACCAGTTGGCCCTTACAATCAAGCTATTGTCGCTAGCGGTCAAATGATATTTGTCGCCGGACAAATTGCGATTGACCCCAAAGTCGGTAATGTTGTCCACACCGATGATGTTGCCAAACAGACGGAACAGGTGATGGCTAATCTTGAAGCAATTTTAACTGCTGCGGACGCTAATTGGTCAAATGTGGTAAAAACTACGGTTTATCTGGCAAATATGAATGATTTTGCTGCCATGAATGCGGTTTATGCTAAATATTTTGATGAAGCTACAGCACCTGCTCGCGCTACGGTTGAAGTATCCCGTTTGCCGAAAGATGTTTTAGTAGAAATTGATTGCATTGCGGTGATTTAA
- a CDS encoding DUF1830 domain-containing protein: MGATIDLLPLTEDKQILCCYVNATSQIQIARIADICDRYFERVVFPGQRLLFKALPDSQLEIYTSLMATAILSEKIVCANLRVNE; this comes from the coding sequence ATGGGTGCAACAATAGATCTTCTACCTTTGACTGAGGATAAGCAAATACTTTGCTGCTACGTTAATGCCACTAGCCAGATTCAAATCGCTCGCATTGCCGATATTTGCGATCGCTACTTTGAACGTGTGGTTTTTCCAGGTCAGCGTCTGTTGTTTAAAGCGCTGCCGGACTCTCAATTAGAAATTTATACATCTCTGATGGCAACTGCAATTCTATCTGAGAAGATAGTCTGCGCTAACCTGCGCGTCAATGAATAA
- a CDS encoding pentapeptide repeat-containing protein, whose amino-acid sequence MDADELYRRYVAGERDFRFVNLQGANLSNSKLSEANFWRANLVGANLSNSNLRGAKLSEADLTGATLWRADLTGTDLHGAILNGAIAIRANLAKVDLSQALLVRTDLRLANLTGASLIKSNLTGTDLRYAGLTEADLRDANLRFADLTGADLRDAYLRFADLTGANLDRVNLTGADLYEAKLHRTFLPNEMTLRTI is encoded by the coding sequence ATGGATGCTGATGAACTTTATCGGCGATATGTAGCGGGAGAGAGAGACTTTCGCTTTGTCAACCTACAGGGAGCAAACCTGAGTAACAGCAAGCTGAGCGAAGCAAATTTCTGGAGAGCAAACCTAGTTGGCGCTAACTTGAGTAATAGCAACCTGCGGGGAGCTAAGCTGAGTGAGGCAGACCTAACGGGGGCAACCCTGTGGAGAGCAGACTTAACTGGGACAGACCTGCATGGGGCCATCCTAAATGGTGCGATCGCCATCAGGGCAAACTTGGCCAAAGTAGATTTGAGCCAAGCATTGCTAGTCAGGACAGATTTGCGGTTAGCTAACTTAACTGGAGCCAGTTTAATCAAAAGTAACTTAACTGGAACCGATCTACGTTATGCAGGTTTGACTGAGGCAGACTTGCGCGATGCCAATTTGAGATTTGCAGATTTGACTGGCGCAGACTTGCGCGATGCCTATTTAAGATTTGCAGATTTGACTGGCGCAAATTTGGATCGGGTAAACCTGACTGGTGCAGATTTATACGAGGCGAAGCTGCATAGGACATTTTTGCCTAATGAAATGACGCTCCGCACCATTTAA
- a CDS encoding DUF2949 domain-containing protein — protein sequence MFKKSTMQSRLVNFLEDELAIPPDWISLAQAKGEQDPSLLPMVLWQYGLVTLEQLDRVFDWMEREPLATLN from the coding sequence ATGTTTAAGAAATCTACAATGCAATCTCGTTTGGTGAACTTCCTAGAGGATGAGTTAGCGATTCCTCCAGATTGGATATCATTGGCTCAAGCGAAGGGCGAACAAGACCCAAGTTTGTTACCGATGGTGCTTTGGCAATATGGATTGGTGACATTGGAACAACTCGATCGCGTATTTGACTGGATGGAAAGAGAACCGCTGGCCACGCTCAACTGA